Below is a window of Dictyostelium discoideum AX4 chromosome 1 chromosome, whole genome shotgun sequence DNA.
tgaGATTTCTCACGTTGCTCACGTTCTCTTTCACGTTGTTCACGTTGTTGTATTTCTAATTGTTCACgatctctttctctttctttttcacgtttttctttttctctttctttttctctttctctttctttttctcttttttctttttctttttctttttctttttctttttctttttctttttctttttctctttctctttctcgttctctttctctttctttttctctttctttttctttttctttttctttttctttttctttttctttttctttttctttttctttttctttttctttttctgtTTCTGTTTCtgtttctctttctttttctttttctctttctctttctttctctttctctttctctatttctttttccttttctttttctttttccttttctttttcaaattgtattattttatctttttcttgtaatacatctttttcttttgcgTTATTTTGATGATTATTTATAAGTTCTTTTTTAAgatgatttttatttacagATTTAGttgattcatcatcatcaaccaaAATATCAACATCCAAATCTTCTGAggatgaaatttttttattatttttgttttgattcCCATTTGCTATAATCGGAGCTATTGGTGGTGTTATTGGAAGTAATGTTGTGGTAGATGATAAAGGTGACTCCACTTTCTGTGGTGAATCAATAATAACCTCTTTATCTTCTCCTTCCTCTTTTTCtattgtaagtttttttattggtgtattatttattgaattgttatttccatttttaatattattattattattattattattattattattattattattattattattattattattattattattattattattattatttaaattatcatttaaatctatATTATTGCTACTAAATGTAGAAATATTTTTATGTTCAAAGTTTGATTGTTGTTTACTTTGAGTGATTCTTTCTAgttgtgttgttgttgttgttgttgatattattgGTAAAGGTgatgtagttgtagttgttgttgattgtaTTGGTAAGTGTGATCTTGGTGAAGGTATTATTGAATTAGTGGTTGGTGGTGATGTgtttacatttatttttggtgACATGGGTTTTGATGATTGATGTGATGTGTTATATAATTTTGGAGATGCTGATTTGGGTGAAGGATCTAATGGTGTTAGAGGTGTTTGTGGTGATGTTTGAGGTGATgtttgtggtgttgttgttactGTTTGTGGTATTGGCAATTCCTCAGACATATCACCGTCATCACcgtcatcgtcatcatcaattccaatatttttatttatattctttCTAAACTTTACAACTGGTTTCTCCTCAACATCACTATTTGAAGTATTATCAACTTTATTTGAGATGCcattaactttatttttactttctTCTTCATCCACTACTTCAACATCCACATCATCCTCTTCTAAACTTTTTGGTTGGTGTGGTTGTATTGTTGCAACTGTATTATTATCTAAACTTtcatttttactattattatcattaaccAATCTATCTGAAccttgatttttattattttcatttttactattattattattctcattattatctaaattattattgtttaagtTATCATTGTTTAAACTATTgttgtttaaattattattattattattattattattattattattattattattattattattattattattattattattattattattattattattattattattattattattattattattattatttttattatctacaAAAAATGGAGTGGGCTTTATAAAATCAGATGAAGCCGATATTCCAttttggtgttgatgattAGAATGACTTGGAGAAGGTACTCTCTGTTCCATATCTTCTTGttcaaatgatgaatttgatgatgtaGATGATGAAAGTTTTGGTGATGTTGTTTCTACACTATTACGACCATCAGAACcattacaattaatattattactattgttattgttatcgttgttgttgttaccATTATTTTGATGTGGATTgataatactaatatttattttactattttGGCAATTATtagtgttattattattattattattattattgcatGATGGAGGTGATTGTGGTGAGACTAAAACATTTTGATAAAAGTTATAATAAACACTATCAGGAACCAAATGTCTTTTTCTTAGTGGaagttttgaaatttcaaaagttttaaatgaattattatcttcGCCATTATTGatgttattattgctattaattatattgctatcattattattattattactattactatcactattgctattgctattatcattattattattattattataattattattattattattaatatttattttaccattattttgattatttacaGCTGTgccatcaattttattatttatggtaatactatcactatcactgaggtttttaatttcaatagatgttgatgttgatgttgtagttgtagttgtagttgtagttgtagttggtatattatcattattattattattattatttatattatctaAAGGCtcagaatttgaaatttccaTGTCTTTTTGTTGATGTGATGATTGCTCAATTTGATAAAGATTATAGTGATCCATATTATtatcctcatcatcatcaatattgTGACTATAAGACTGTATATTTTGACTATTATATGAATGATCCAATTCCATAGGTATTGTTGAATCATTTGTATGGTGTATTGTCGTGTCTACATTTGAAATTGGATCATATGAAGTTTTCTCTGATTCTGATGAAATTGCGTCAATAAGAACAGATAAATTTGGTGGTAAAATTTCACAATCATTATAATTCATATCTatgttttataaaatatccaattagtatccatttttttttttttttttattttctaccTATATTTATCCAAAATCTCTCTCTCTTCTCTATTTTTCTCTCTctatttttttcttctctatttttttttttattattattattattttttttttttttttttttttttattgtacaTACCCTCATAaggattttttattatagatGTCTCCAGCTTTGAAAGCTGCGCCATTATATATAAacgtcttttttttttttttgttttttttttctttacaggtttgaagaaaaaaaaaaataaaaataaaaataaaaataataattacacaAAAAAGTacgaaaaaataatttgtgatgttttaataataaggTTTGTTAAAGATTGAAATTTTgtgtgtatatatatatataatatgtataaattaaaaaaaaaaaatggagaATTTGATTGTAtatataatgatgaaaataaataaataaaaaaaaaaaaaaaaaaaaaaaaattctatgtgataaatttaaaaaaaaaaaaaaaaaaaaaaaaaaaaatgtatgtGTGTGTTTTCTATACAggttagaaaaaaaaaaaaaaaagagaaaaaaaaaaaaaaaatttttaaaaaaaaaaaaataaaaaaaataaaataaaaaaaaaaaaattaaaaaaaaataaaatttttattatttttttttatttttttttatttttttattttttttttaaccaaaaCGACATTATTTGATAACACTGTATTGGCAGTGTATATATTAAACAGGcatgtttaaaatttttttttaaaaaaaaaaaattatttaattatcgCACTGCGTTTGTATATTTCGATTTAAAAatacctaaaaaaaaaaaaaaaaaaaaaaaaaaaaaaaaaaacttgcTGGCAATAATTTAGGAAATATAAGTCCTCAACAATCGAATTCTTCTGAAATATCTCCAACcaattgaacaattaaaaaaaaaaaaaaaaaaattaaaaaaaaaaaaagatttatttattcaaaaataagttttaaatttatttttttaaatttatttttttaaaattatttttttaaaattattttttaaattttatttttaaattttttaaacaattgcAGTGTGTGTATATTTTTTAGCTTCTAAATTACTTCCACTACCACTAAAACCTGTACCACCagaatgaatttgaattatttcaTCCTCTGTGTATGGTTTATCACAAACATAGCATGATAATTGTGATGATGAatcttctttaaatttatctaaACATGAGCAAAATACATGACCACACCTTTTAAGTAATCTAgtttttgttgaatttgataaaacttTACTACAAATTGGGCAACAATATTGATTGTTACTATCATTTGaatctgatgatgatggttttACATTTGTAAAATgaacatttattaattgtgcAGATTTTAATGGATGTTTCCCATCTGCTGGACAAACTGTATATGATCTTGGTTTTTCAATTGCcttatctttattatctgGTGTTATTACCCAAtaactatttaatttaatttctttttcaacaatttcttttttttctttatctttattatttacatctgaagtggtggtagttgtagttgtggtagttgttgtattattattattattattattattattattattattattattattattattattattattattattattattattattattattattattattattattattattatcatcattactaCCAATACCTTCTAAAGTTATAACAttcttttcaaattcttttattGAATCTTGATgttgtttttcttgtttttgaTCTTgttcatattttaatttattttgatattgttcccactctttttcttttattttaatcaacTTTTTTTGGTCAATTAATGATGTTAAGATACATTCTTTACAGTATAGGTGCCCTTTATTACAAATTACAGGCATAATTACATCATTTAAACATAATGAACAACTATCAAAATTCTTTATTGAATCTTTTCCTAAACGTTCTGTAGTTGTaccatattttaataattgtctTTCATAATTACTAAATTTTCCACTATTACTACATgaatgcttttttttttaaaaaaaaataataatgtttgtTAGTTTTTTATACTTTAATAtggaaaaaagaaaaaaaaaaaaagaaaaaaagtaaataatattgaataatTACCTTTGAATGTCTTGgcatttgattttaaacttttatttgAGAAGTTTTtggaatgaaaaaataaaaaaaaaaaaaaatgaaatggaaaaaaaaaaataaaaatataatttgtttGCGAcagtaaaaatttaaaaataaaaaaaaaataaaaaaaaaaataaaaaaaaaatattccatGTTTTGActtttaaattgaaaaaataataatatgtaaataaaaaaagaattatttttttttttttattttttttttttacaattataaccaaatatagtaataatattggttttttttttttttttttttttttattttaggttACACATAAATTGGAAttgaaagtttttttttttttttttcaatttaaaattacaataaaaaatgtgatttcttttttttaactatCGGCAGCCTTTGCTTTAATTTCACCTAATAATGCAGAGTGATTGTTTGGTTTAATTGtagtattttcattaatctTTGGTGCAGATTTATCATCAGTCTCAGCGTGTTTTAATTTAGCACCTTGTTCAACCTCGGAAAGTAAACTTGCGTGATCGTTCTTCTTAATGTGGACATCTACGTTTTggtaaaatataaaaattaaaaaattagtttaaaatttaatttattaatttatttatataacgGGATATTTACCAGAACCAATCTTTGGGGCACTCTTATCTTGGGTTTCGGTGTGTTTTAAATCAGCACCTTTGTTGATTTCAGCTAATAATGGATTTGGGGCAGACATTGTgtgtatatttatatttatttataatttgtatGTTTGTgagttaattaaaaaattaattttttttttgggtttttattaaaaaaaaaaaaaaataataaaaaattaaaattaaaaaaaaaaaattaaataaaaattaaaattaaaaaaattaaaattaaaattaaattcattgaaaatcaaaacagTTGGCTTGATTtgtgttattaaaaaaaaaaatattttctttttttttttttttttatttttttaattttttattttttatttttttggtttttttttattatcaattcaaTTTGGAAATTCAGCCCCAGttcaaagaaaattattgacaatgaaaataagaaataacaattttttaaaataaatggaATTTTGTTTGGAAATTATAGTTACTATAaaccaaattatttttaataattgatttttaaataaagaaaaaaaaaaaaaaaaaatatatatttagtaataaaattttaaataaagaaaaaaaatatttaataattaatttttaaataaagcaaaaaaataattttaacaatttttttttttttaatacaacattttttttttattttatttttttttttcgttaataaataatttaacattataatttattcttgagcttttgatttgatttcgCCTAATAAAGCAGAGTGGTTGTTGGATTTGACGGTGGCACCTTCAGTGACTGGAGCTGAACGATCTTGAGTTTCAACATGTTTTAATTGAGCACCTTTTTCAACTTCACCAAGTAAAGAAGAGTGATCATTCTTTTTGATTGGAACGTctgttaattttattattttggatattaattatttggaaatattttttttaaaaaaaaaaataaaaataaaacaaaataaataaataaatataaaaaattttaaaataaaatattacttTCAATTATTGGGGCACTCTTATCTTGGGTTTCAGCGTGTTTTAAGTCAGTACCTTTGTTGATTTCAGCTAATAATGGATTGGCAGTGGTAGACATTatgttaatttatatttatttatttatgattTGTTGTTaaggaaaattaaaataaaaatttttgaaatttatattaaatcaaaaaccaaaaaaaaaaaaaaaaaaaaaaaaaaaaaaaaaaaaaaaaaaaaaaaaaatcaaaaaaaaaggcaactgtttcaaataataaaaaatttaattaaaataatgtttgatatttttaaaaaaaaaaatgataaaaaatgaacttctgaaatagatatttttttttttttttttaaaaaaaaatttattagaaaaaaaaaaaaaaaaaaaaattaataataaaaaaaaaaatgtatatgaaaaaaaatttatatataaaaaattttgaatacaaaaatgaatgaacgattataaaattattttaaatattatttattagttattattttatttttttttattttattttttttttattgataatagTATGGATTATTTGTTCATTTTcaactaaaataattttaaacccACCCAAGatccacaaaaaaaaattttcaacccatttttttttttcaaaccatccaattttttttttttatttttttttttttttggtataaaaacattcactttttttttttttattttatcaatcacaaacaaaaataaatacaaatataaatataaataaacataaTGTCTACCACTGCCAATCCATTATTAGCTGAAATCAACAAAGGTACTGATTTGAAACACGCTGAAACCCAAGATAAGAGTGCCCCAATAATTGAaagtaatattttattttttaaatttatttaatatattccACCCTCTCCCCCCCCCCCACCcacacaaataatattaaaaaactaatccaatattttttttaataaaataaaaaataataataataattaacagACGTTCCAATCAAAAAGAATGATCACTCTTCTTTACTTGGTGAAGTTGAAAAAGGTGCTCAATTAAAACATGTTGAAACTCAAGATCGTTCAGCTCCAGTCACTGAAGGTGCCACCGTCAAATCCAACAACCACTCTGCTTTATTAGGcgaaatcaaatcaaaagcTCAAGaataaattatgaaaatcgaataatataattaaaattataataaaaagggttttaattaatgtataataaaaaaaaaaaaaaaaaaaaaaaaaaaaaatttatttatttctttctatttatttatttctttttttaataaatgttttattaaaactaaaattgatttttttttaaaaaaaaaaaaaaaaaaaattatttggatcAAATTGAATATTTCCAGGTTTTAACCCAATTTTGTGAAAGTCttggaagaaaaaaaaaaaaatataaaaaaaaaaaaaaaataataatttaaaaaaaaaaaaaactaattttagaatttattttttagtcaAATTTACAGAGGGTCCCTTATTATCGATTGGTTGATTATCAATTGGAATTACAGAAGTGTTTGGATAATTGTAATAAGGTTGATTAgacatttgttgttgttgttgttgttgtggttgttgttgtggtggtggtaatggttgACCATTACCTAATTGTTGGCCTTGACCAGGATataaatattgttgttgttgttgttgttgttgttgtggattagtaccattattattaggtTGTgtagaataataataattcattggAATATAATGAGAAGGTTGTTGAGTTTGATTTGGACCATATGGGTCAGGATGTGGAACTGGTTGTTGAATATTTGCGCTATTTGGAATTGTCAATTCACACCAAATCTTTTGTCTAGTTCTATTCTTTCTATTTCTAAAATCAACATATTTTAATGTCCAACCAATTCCATGTTCATTTGTATATTCAGTATGACATTTTTGGACTGCGtatgataaattttttaaatactaaataaaaattattaattaataaattatttatttatttatttatttaattatatatttaaaccTCTTACCTTTGATTTAATAGTTGCCAAagcaattaaaatataaataaaagaaatacctaaaataattataccaATATACCAATAAATTGGAGTGAAATCTGAATTTTTATGTCTTTTACTTTCACCAACACCAAACATGATTGCTCCTACAACTACTGAAGGAATAAATGATACAATTTGACCAATATAGGTATATTTTGAAACGTtttctaaatattttatagttttatgatatttttcatttgttaCATATGGTACTAGCTCAATTGGCATATCTCTTTGAAATCTTCTTTTCAAATATCCAAtcctttttgattttattataacttgatatggtgatgatgttggataaataaatttttgtggttgcattttattattattttatttatttatttatttttatttttcttatttctttctttttttttttttttttcttttatacaagttttttttttttttttttttttttttttcttttatatataaagagttatttattaaaaaaaaaaaaaaaaaagataataataaaaataataaataaactttatATGGAGTATGTGAGTGTTAAAGAGtgattatataatttttttactttattttttttttttttttctatcttttttttctatctctttttttctatttttttttttttttttttttttttattatttatatatatagttttgaatagttaaaaaaaaagataatatgaTGTATTTGGATAatcataaaatatttatatataattaaattttgaaaaattttttataaagtttaataaaaataaaataaattaaattaaattaaaattatgtGTGAGTGAGTGTGGGTGGGGTTAACTTAAGGGTGGTGTAAtttattggtttattataatatgtGCACATATGTATTATTAATGagtatttgaaaaattgtgccttttaaatttcttatATTCATATAGGATGATGtgtaatatattaaaatatattatttttattattactattttttttttttttttaaactattagtgcatttgtttttttttttttttttttttttttatttaattttattttttttaattttttttttgtatttttttttttgccagATAGGtttgcaaaaaaaaacaaaatttcaagaaaaactttttttttattttttgacattttaatttttttttttttttatttatttttatttttttttttatctttatcaatatttttggATGTTTTTTTTCCATATTTTCGAAATAAAGACTCTCGAATTTagcatcaaaaaaaaaaaaaaaaaaaaaaaaaaatcaatgcaaaatcaaaatcttaAATCTTCAACCATATCATCATTACCTTCATCCAACTTTGAATTTTGGTTTCTTTGGTAATTTTGTagttgtttttgattttttagttggttttttttcttgttcttcattgtataattcatttgtttttttgattaaaaaaatttataataaaataaaaaaaaaaaaaaaaaaaagtaataaatatttaatttaaaattttaatt
It encodes the following:
- the gflC gene encoding PHD zinc finger-containing protein — translated: MNYNDCEILPPNLSVLIDAISSESEKTSYDPISNVDTTIHHTNDSTIPMELDHSYNSQNIQSYSHNIDDDEDNNMDHYNLYQIEQSSHQQKDMEISNSEPLDNINNNNNNNDNIPTTTTTTTTTTTSTSTSIEIKNLSDSDSITINNKIDGTAVNNQNNGKININNNNNNYNNNNNNDNSNSNSDSNSNNNNNDSNIINSNNNINNGEDNNSFKTFEISKLPLRKRHLVPDSVYYNFYQNVLVSPQSPPSCNNNNNNNNNTNNCQNSKINISIINPHQNNGNNNNDNNNNSNNINCNGSDGRNSVETTSPKLSSSTSSNSSFEQEDMEQRVPSPSHSNHQHQNGISASSDFIKPTPFFVDNKNNNNNNNNNNNNNNNNNNNNNNNNNNNNNNNNNNNNNNNNNLNNNSLNNDNLNNNNLDNNENNNNSKNENNKNQGSDRLVNDNNSKNESLDNNTVATIQPHQPKSLEEDDVDVEVVDEEESKNKVNGISNKVDNTSNSDVEEKPVVKFRKNINKNIGIDDDDDGDDGDMSEELPIPQTVTTTPQTSPQTSPQTPLTPLDPSPKSASPKLYNTSHQSSKPMSPKINVNTSPPTTNSIIPSPRSHLPIQSTTTTTTSPLPIISTTTTTTQLERITQSKQQSNFEHKNISTFSSNNIDLNDNLNNNNNNNNNNNNNNNNNNNNNNNNNNNNIKNGNNNSINNTPIKKLTIEKEEGEDKEVIIDSPQKVESPLSSTTTLLPITPPIAPIIANGNQNKNNKKISSSEDLDVDILVDDDESTKSVNKNHLKKELINNHQNNAKEKDVLQEKDKIIQFEKEKEKEKEKEKEIEKEKEKEREREKEKERETETETEKEKEKEKEKEKEKEKEKEKEKEKEREKEREREREREREKEKEKEKEKEKEKEKEKREKEREREKEREKEKREKERERDREQLEIQQREQREREREQREKSQERERDRERERDRELREKERERLQLIREQQLLKQQQIEREKQMLREQLSKEIEMERSLGTINNNNNNNNENNNNNNNNHNSNEKDVDIEDDQSSNGNGEISRYSHRDGSGHHHHKHRHHHHKKRSHKHKDRKEHRIKKQRTKVSDLPMNVHDSDQETEDSGPDEQANSINIKDDKDRLYCVCQKKYDKTKFMIACDRCDEWYHGDCVYISEKDAKRIKSYVCANCIKKKEKERNEREKEKLKEKERFEKDRSISNDDKEKYNQQLQHQQQQHHHYQQPPQQHQQQQFPLTQHIDIIKPNLITNAVCSPKLFGSESKKYLNSPILSPLSPSSPILFSQVPPSPEKYSQNGTLKPRKCSYAKCFNNALPTSKYCSQDCGVANAKDMIVKSATFQKNLGSQAIAAAPASPSQYNVEKERQREREKERDREQRDKEKDKEREREKEREKEREREKEREKERDREQKEKEREQKERDREQREKEQNLNITIPSNITTTHNVIINNQPLQQPQQPPQLSLQPQTQSQQQQQQQQQQQQQQQQQQQQQQQQPPQQQQPPPQQQQQQQQQQQQQQQQQQQQQNNTNNNNNNNNNTNNNQLSSTEQTQKLLLSSDTDSEKLKLISSKRLEVEDKLKILEKKSSELEKTILMAKLKFESSNSEKCNLKDNLYNNSSNNNNNINNNTSNNSNNNNSNNNNDNQPNQNCLFPIKDSPNGYCGLIQCAKHEGWEKKRRDTIIKEQNFHTKTLRELSLEEKQIHQRSARRNKIQQNSMNADIEV
- the nosip gene encoding hypothetical protein, producing the protein MPRHSKHSCSNSGKFSNYERQLLKYGTTTERLGKDSIKNFDSCSLCLNDVIMPVICNKGHLYCKECILTSLIDQKKLIKIKEKEWEQYQNKLKYEQDQKQEKQHQDSIKEFEKNVITLEGIGSNDDNNNNNNNNNNNNNNNNNNNNNNNNNNNNNNNNNNNTTTTTTTTTTTSDVNNKDKEKKEIVEKEIKLNSYWVITPDNKDKAIEKPRSYTVCPADGKHPLKSAQLINVHFTNVKPSSSDSNDSNNQYCCPICSKVLSNSTKTRLLKRCGHVFCSCLDKFKEDSSSQLSCYVCDKPYTEDEIIQIHSGGTGFSGSGSNLEAKKYTHTAIV
- the abnA gene encoding hypothetical protein, translating into MSAPNPLLAEINKGADLKHTETQDKSAPKIGSDVHIKKNDHASLLSEVEQGAKLKHAETDDKSAPKINENTTIKPNNHSALLGEIKAKAADS
- the abnB gene encoding hypothetical protein, with protein sequence MSTTANPLLAEINKGTDLKHAETQDKSAPIIENVPIKKNDHSSLLGEVEKGAQLKHVETQDRSAPVTEGATVKSNNHSALLGEIKSKAQE
- the abnC gene encoding hypothetical protein; amino-acid sequence: MSTTANPLLAEINKGTDLKHAETQDKSAPIIENVPIKKNDHSSLLGEVEKGAQLKHVETQDRSAPVTEGATVKSNNHSALLGEIKSKAQE